The following coding sequences are from one Chloroflexota bacterium window:
- the heR gene encoding heliorhodopsin HeR, translating into MEGDAMSNKTPEQTYRGLRRFNLAMGFLHLIQGVLMILISNDTTYPIFTNFLKFDRATFSLTPDPKLFVNLPFGPAVAIFLLLSAVAHFSLSTFGYKWYVSHLERKMNPARFYEYALSSSWMIVLIGMLVGLWDLGALILIFGVNATMNLFGIMMELHNEGKEHVNWTAFIFGCIAGIIPWIVITMYFLGAVNSGDAKPPAFVYAIIPTIFVFFNIFAVNMFLQYKKVGPWKDYLFGERMFIVLSLLAKTALAWQIFAGTLAPV; encoded by the coding sequence ATGGAGGGAGACGCCATGAGCAACAAGACCCCCGAACAAACCTACAGGGGCCTGCGCCGGTTCAACCTGGCGATGGGGTTCCTACACCTGATCCAGGGCGTGCTGATGATCCTCATCAGCAACGACACCACCTACCCGATCTTCACCAATTTCCTGAAGTTTGACCGCGCCACGTTCTCTCTGACGCCTGACCCCAAGTTGTTCGTGAACCTGCCGTTCGGGCCGGCGGTGGCCATCTTCCTGCTTCTTTCGGCGGTGGCCCACTTCTCCCTCTCCACCTTCGGCTACAAGTGGTACGTGAGCCACCTGGAGCGGAAGATGAACCCGGCGCGCTTCTACGAATACGCGCTGAGTTCCTCGTGGATGATTGTCCTCATCGGCATGTTAGTGGGCCTGTGGGATTTGGGCGCGCTCATCCTCATCTTCGGCGTGAACGCCACCATGAACCTGTTTGGTATCATGATGGAACTGCACAACGAGGGCAAGGAGCACGTGAACTGGACGGCGTTCATCTTCGGGTGCATCGCGGGGATCATTCCCTGGATTGTGATCACGATGTACTTCCTGGGCGCGGTCAATTCGGGCGACGCAAAGCCACCGGCCTTTGTGTACGCCATCATTCCCACCATCTTCGTGTTCTTCAACATCTTCGCCGTGAACATGTTCTTGCAGTACAAGAAGGTGGGGCCGTGGAAGGACTACCTGTTCGGCGAGCGCATGTTCATCGTCCTGAGCCTGCTGGCCAAGACGGCGCTGGCATGGCAGATCTTCGCGGGCACGCTGGCGCCGGTATAG